One part of the Thermogemmatispora onikobensis genome encodes these proteins:
- a CDS encoding class I SAM-dependent methyltransferase — MEPHDDSSRPNPVRPPSAKTTYILDAENVGELARLMQQDRLLTEAMGGLLPEEGVSLPETGRVLDLACGPGGWALELAFRFPKAEIIGIDLSPAVVEYATAQARSRGLQNVHFQVMDVMEPLAFEDGSFDLINGRLLWGFMLPAAWPRLLAECRRLLRPGGILRLTEMEEPLSTSPAFERLMALGCQALTQAGQSLSPDGRHLGITPVLPRLMRQAGFQDVRLRPTLIEWSMGTPRHYPVFKDFLIGLELVLPFLERLGLAPRAELERLYQQAVAEMQAEDFCALWFLLTVWGQKPGPVPEEPAVRREAQAGAGASPRPAPQREEERTHVR; from the coding sequence ATGGAACCTCACGATGACTCATCTCGCCCGAATCCCGTTCGCCCACCTTCCGCCAAGACCACCTACATCCTCGATGCCGAGAACGTTGGGGAGCTGGCCCGCCTCATGCAGCAGGATCGTCTGCTCACCGAGGCGATGGGGGGCCTGTTGCCCGAGGAGGGGGTCAGCCTCCCTGAGACGGGCCGCGTCCTCGATCTGGCCTGTGGCCCCGGCGGGTGGGCCTTAGAGCTGGCCTTTCGCTTCCCCAAGGCGGAGATCATCGGCATCGACCTCAGCCCGGCGGTCGTCGAGTATGCCACCGCTCAGGCCCGCTCGCGGGGCCTGCAGAACGTCCACTTCCAGGTGATGGATGTCATGGAGCCGCTGGCCTTCGAGGACGGCTCCTTCGACCTGATCAACGGGCGGCTGCTGTGGGGCTTCATGCTGCCGGCGGCCTGGCCGCGGCTGCTCGCCGAGTGTCGCCGCCTGCTCCGGCCCGGGGGCATCCTGCGCCTGACCGAGATGGAGGAGCCGCTCTCCACCAGTCCGGCCTTTGAGCGTCTCATGGCCCTGGGCTGCCAGGCCCTCACGCAGGCGGGCCAGAGCCTGTCTCCCGACGGGCGGCATCTGGGCATCACCCCGGTGCTGCCGCGGCTGATGCGGCAGGCCGGCTTTCAGGACGTGCGCCTGCGGCCCACCCTCATCGAGTGGTCGATGGGGACCCCCAGACACTACCCGGTCTTCAAGGACTTTCTCATCGGGCTGGAGCTGGTCCTGCCCTTCCTGGAACGCCTGGGGCTGGCTCCTCGGGCGGAGCTGGAGCGCCTGTATCAGCAGGCGGTGGCCGAGATGCAGGCGGAGGACTTCTGTGCCCTGTGGTTCCTGCTGACCGTCTGGGGCCAGAAGCCGGGGCCGGTCCCCGAAGAGCCAGCAGTCAGAAGGGAGGCCCAGGCCGGAGCGGGAGCCAGCCCCAGGCCGGCGCCGCAAAGGGAGGAGGAGAGGACCCATGTCCGCTGA
- a CDS encoding tetratricopeptide repeat protein — translation MEQQQDLPWGRWSWQAPTPFPRPGTPERVLAFLLEELSWGWQAHPASPRAARPSPWIVWLHDQDQEAEAPAATVAASAAVSPPTGGCGKSTLLRQVLALLRQQHPRLPIVRLDGLDAAAQERFHWARQVVAQLEAAYPWWADRFHTVWAQLQAEGRLPPVAAGRRQVLDLDTRTRLWAALAQDVEALRPRLPAEGPTLLVVVDHLEQLQPSPQALVLAPGERFPERFGLPRVIALLVSRQPPDWQQPLWRGRQSEIMTVVLPPWSAAEIRQWLAQEGGSQISAAGATAARLRAASERLRELTGGHPALVQLACEQLLQGGLSLEELQRLEPAAFASRLLAQVAALEEPRSWWLLVLAHLQPTAVPVPAWRLLSVLQQLPPFPGQDPPGTGQLLEALASVPGVRLSQHGDDAAGPDADGEPTWIALQPELHQLLRQAWEQLDPDGRFRRALSRAVLSVLSAAEQQAEQALSEAAWQASRLERLHQQLTLDLEEGLRHFQRLFGPATVGWRRSFARTLLETVRDYEPVLTPAQRWQLRLWEAQLLRLEEQPALAQQLLERLQQEADPSWLASQEEALSYEFARCALQQNQFLQTIRYYEQCLELARRRGDEEEASTLQGQLGYVYRRLGQWDEALRCYRASLVYHQQRGSRAWAANMLNSIGQVYRLQGRLEEALRSCLLGLRVREELWSQGKLDERAVGLSHSTLALIYLESEDLLQAERHFRHAFECYALVGDRTGLAATSNRLGQVALRKGQLEEANTWFKQAEALVTGFDEEVFITSQYYQGRVAAERGRWQEAARHWQCACEHARHVHDRYQLVASLCDLVEALSHLGRHEEAQAAWQEARTIAEEEGYDLLLGRGEEVLGDLALAEKRVEEAFQQYVDSCAWMTHHHFLEYHKAQRRLVERLLSLPLEKVPPTAHLVSESWRQRGLAEQYPELSQACEEILKLLPELLPAPPRWQGHGQEGGP, via the coding sequence ATGGAACAGCAACAGGATCTGCCGTGGGGGCGGTGGTCGTGGCAGGCCCCCACGCCATTTCCCCGGCCCGGCACGCCCGAGCGCGTGCTGGCGTTCCTGCTGGAGGAGCTGAGCTGGGGCTGGCAGGCTCACCCCGCTTCCCCCAGAGCAGCCCGTCCCAGCCCCTGGATCGTCTGGCTCCATGACCAGGACCAGGAGGCGGAGGCGCCCGCCGCCACCGTCGCCGCCTCGGCAGCGGTCTCCCCTCCCACGGGGGGATGCGGCAAGAGTACCCTCCTCCGACAGGTGCTGGCCCTGCTCCGCCAGCAGCACCCCCGGCTGCCCATCGTGCGGCTGGATGGCCTGGACGCCGCGGCTCAGGAGCGCTTCCACTGGGCGCGGCAGGTGGTGGCCCAGCTGGAAGCGGCCTATCCCTGGTGGGCAGACCGCTTCCACACGGTCTGGGCGCAGCTGCAGGCGGAGGGGCGCCTGCCGCCGGTGGCAGCCGGCCGGCGACAGGTACTGGATCTGGACACCCGGACGCGACTGTGGGCGGCCCTGGCCCAGGATGTTGAGGCCCTGCGGCCTCGCCTGCCCGCAGAGGGCCCCACCCTGCTCGTGGTCGTGGATCACCTGGAACAGCTGCAGCCCAGTCCACAGGCCCTCGTGCTCGCGCCCGGGGAGCGCTTCCCGGAGCGCTTCGGGCTGCCCCGTGTCATCGCCCTGCTGGTCAGCCGCCAGCCCCCCGACTGGCAGCAGCCGCTCTGGAGGGGGCGGCAGTCCGAGATCATGACGGTCGTCTTGCCCCCCTGGTCTGCCGCGGAGATCCGTCAGTGGCTCGCTCAGGAGGGCGGGTCCCAGATCAGCGCAGCCGGGGCCACCGCGGCGCGACTCCGCGCGGCCAGTGAGCGCCTGCGCGAGCTGACCGGGGGGCATCCAGCTCTGGTACAGCTGGCCTGCGAGCAGCTCCTCCAGGGGGGCCTCTCCCTGGAGGAGCTGCAGCGCCTGGAGCCGGCGGCCTTTGCCAGCCGGCTGCTCGCCCAGGTGGCCGCGCTGGAGGAACCCCGCTCCTGGTGGCTGCTGGTCCTGGCCCACCTGCAGCCGACTGCAGTGCCCGTGCCTGCCTGGAGGCTGCTCAGTGTCCTCCAGCAGCTCCCGCCCTTCCCAGGGCAGGACCCACCCGGGACAGGGCAGCTGCTGGAGGCCCTGGCCAGCGTCCCAGGGGTGCGCCTGAGCCAGCACGGCGACGACGCCGCCGGACCCGACGCCGACGGCGAGCCGACCTGGATCGCGCTGCAGCCCGAGCTGCACCAGCTGCTCCGACAGGCGTGGGAGCAGCTGGACCCCGACGGGCGCTTCCGCCGTGCGCTCAGTCGGGCTGTGCTCAGTGTGCTCAGCGCCGCTGAACAGCAGGCCGAGCAGGCGCTCTCGGAAGCGGCCTGGCAGGCCAGCCGCCTGGAGCGGCTGCATCAGCAGCTCACGCTGGACCTGGAGGAGGGCCTGCGGCACTTTCAGCGGCTCTTTGGACCCGCCACGGTCGGCTGGCGCAGGAGCTTTGCCCGCACGCTGCTGGAGACGGTGCGCGACTATGAGCCGGTCTTGACGCCTGCCCAGCGCTGGCAGCTCCGGCTCTGGGAGGCCCAGCTGCTGCGCCTGGAGGAACAGCCAGCACTGGCGCAGCAGCTCCTGGAACGCTTGCAGCAGGAGGCGGACCCCTCCTGGCTGGCCAGCCAGGAGGAGGCCCTCTCCTATGAGTTCGCGCGCTGTGCCCTGCAGCAAAACCAGTTCCTGCAGACTATCAGGTATTACGAGCAGTGTCTGGAGCTGGCCCGGCGCCGCGGCGATGAGGAAGAAGCCAGCACGCTCCAGGGGCAGCTGGGCTATGTGTATCGCCGGCTGGGGCAGTGGGACGAGGCGCTGCGCTGCTATCGCGCCTCCCTGGTCTATCATCAGCAGCGGGGGAGTCGAGCCTGGGCTGCGAATATGCTCAATAGCATCGGCCAGGTCTATCGGCTCCAAGGGCGCCTTGAGGAGGCCCTCCGCTCTTGCCTGCTGGGCCTGCGGGTGCGAGAGGAGCTGTGGAGCCAGGGCAAGCTGGACGAACGGGCGGTGGGCCTCTCCCACAGCACGCTGGCGCTGATCTATCTGGAGAGTGAGGACCTGCTGCAGGCCGAGCGGCACTTTCGCCACGCCTTCGAGTGCTATGCCCTGGTCGGCGATCGCACAGGGCTGGCAGCCACCTCTAACCGCCTGGGGCAGGTGGCCCTGCGCAAAGGGCAGCTGGAGGAGGCCAATACCTGGTTCAAGCAGGCCGAGGCGCTGGTGACCGGCTTCGATGAGGAGGTCTTCATCACCAGCCAGTACTACCAGGGGCGGGTCGCGGCGGAGCGGGGGCGCTGGCAGGAGGCGGCGAGGCACTGGCAGTGTGCCTGTGAGCATGCGCGTCACGTGCACGATCGCTATCAGCTGGTGGCCAGCCTCTGCGACCTGGTGGAAGCGCTTTCCCACCTGGGACGACACGAGGAGGCGCAGGCCGCCTGGCAAGAGGCGCGCACGATCGCTGAGGAGGAGGGCTATGATCTGCTGCTGGGACGGGGCGAGGAAGTGCTGGGCGACCTGGCCTTGGCGGAGAAGCGTGTCGAGGAGGCCTTCCAGCAGTATGTGGACAGTTGTGCCTGGATGACTCACCATCATTTTCTGGAATATCACAAGGCGCAACGGCGCCTGGTAGAGCGGCTGCTCTCTCTCCCCCTGGAAAAGGTCCCTCCGACAGCACATCTGGTGAGTGAAAGCTGGCGTCAGCGCGGCCTGGCGGAGCAGTATCCGGAGCTGTCTCAGGCCTGTGAGGAGATTCTGAAGCTCCTGCCGGAGCTCCTGCCGGCCCCGCCCCGCTGGCAGGGGCACGGACAGGAAGGGGGTCCCTGA
- a CDS encoding type ISP restriction/modification enzyme translates to MPADPLGVYRSTIAQLAQTGVATEHTYRAALARLLEALAPETRVINEPRRIACGAPDLAVTTTLGATSLTIGYVETKDLGLDLEGIERDATQSRPRTENGRQLQRYLRSLENLVLTNYLDFRWYVGGSLRLQARLVPVDQPRRLAVLPQSQQEVRSLLERFLSHRAAPITNPAELAQRMARLAHLIRDVVVEAFRGKQASPLLRDLYRSFREVLLPDLTEPAFADMFAQTLTYGLFAARAQHQGPQPFRRTDAAREIPRTNPFLRKLFSTIAGVELDDEPFVGFVDELAELLALTDLEQVLADFGRRSRREDPMVHFYETFLAAYDPQLREVRGVYYTPDPVVSYIVRSVDRLLREQFGCAEGLADASQVQVTLHDEQGEPRSETVPRVLILDPACGTGTFLYHTIALIREQYRHAGNAGLWSSYVREALLPRLFGFELLMAPYAMAHLKLGMQLSGLDLPPEERATWAYDFRSEDRLRIYLTNTLEEALKRAELTFGHYISEEANQAATVKRGYPVMVVLGNPPYSGHSANQGAWIRDLLHGKEHGSEHRSANYFEVDGQPLRERNPKWLNDDYVKFIRFGQWRIEQTGYGILAFITNHGYLDNPTFRGMRQSLLKSFDEIYLLNLHGNSKKRERAPDGSRDENVFDIQQGVAIGIFVKRQRPAIGEQKPPARVFYADLWGPRELYEQQGEERRLVGGKYAWLAEHDVKTTQWEELYPCSPFYFFIPQKSTLRAEYEQWPRLPEIMPVNVLGFQTHRDHFAIDFDRERLLQRLEELRQGALSDEDYAAKYGLNQRSEWNVSLARQRLRREQDWQRWLLPCLYRPFDQRYCYLGEAVTDRPRKELLQHIAGRENLCLNVTRQTRAPSWQHVFITNLPTPALFIEIKDGSTVFPLYLYQLPEGKRSLFHLEETAVQRCEGPHANIAPTYIQQMEKALTMQSRSQGKGDLSQSFGPEDLLHYLYAILHAPSYRERYAEFLKSDFPRVPLTSNRELFAALCQLGERLVALHLLRTSDPARRPSYPVAGSNRVERVEFVADLSSGQGRVFINATQYFAGVPEEVWTFEVGGYQVCAKWLKDRKGRVLTFQDIVQYQQIVAALAETIPLMEQIDDVIDEHGGWPLH, encoded by the coding sequence ATGCCGGCGGACCCCTTGGGAGTGTATCGGAGCACCATTGCCCAGCTTGCTCAGACCGGAGTGGCGACGGAGCACACCTATCGCGCTGCACTGGCTCGCTTGCTCGAAGCGCTCGCCCCAGAGACCAGGGTGATCAACGAACCCCGTCGCATCGCCTGTGGGGCCCCTGATCTGGCTGTGACGACCACGCTGGGCGCCACTTCTCTGACCATTGGCTATGTGGAGACGAAAGACCTGGGGCTCGATCTGGAAGGCATCGAGCGCGATGCGACCCAGTCCCGGCCCCGGACCGAGAATGGACGTCAGCTCCAGCGCTACCTGCGGTCCCTGGAGAACCTGGTGCTGACGAACTATCTTGACTTTCGCTGGTATGTGGGAGGGTCCCTCCGCCTGCAGGCCCGGCTGGTGCCAGTGGACCAGCCGCGTCGCCTGGCTGTCCTTCCCCAGAGCCAGCAGGAGGTCCGCTCCCTGCTGGAGCGCTTTCTTTCCCATCGGGCTGCCCCGATCACGAACCCTGCCGAGCTGGCCCAGCGCATGGCGCGGCTGGCCCATCTGATCCGCGACGTGGTCGTGGAGGCCTTCCGGGGCAAGCAGGCCTCTCCATTGCTCCGGGACTTGTATCGTTCCTTCCGTGAGGTCCTGCTGCCTGATTTGACGGAGCCAGCCTTTGCGGACATGTTTGCCCAGACGCTGACCTATGGGCTCTTCGCCGCGCGGGCTCAGCACCAGGGGCCACAGCCCTTCCGCCGCACTGATGCGGCCCGAGAGATTCCACGCACGAATCCCTTTCTGCGCAAGCTTTTCAGCACGATTGCAGGCGTCGAATTGGATGACGAACCTTTCGTCGGCTTCGTGGATGAGCTGGCGGAGCTGCTGGCGCTCACCGATTTGGAGCAGGTGCTGGCCGACTTTGGCCGGCGCAGCCGGCGCGAAGATCCGATGGTGCACTTCTACGAAACGTTTTTGGCAGCGTACGATCCCCAGTTGCGAGAAGTGCGCGGCGTCTACTATACCCCCGATCCAGTGGTCTCCTACATCGTGCGCTCCGTCGATCGGCTGTTGCGCGAGCAGTTTGGGTGCGCGGAAGGATTAGCGGACGCCAGCCAGGTCCAGGTGACCCTGCACGATGAACAGGGCGAGCCGCGCAGCGAGACCGTACCACGGGTCTTGATCCTGGACCCGGCCTGTGGGACAGGCACCTTTCTCTATCACACCATCGCACTCATTCGAGAGCAGTATCGGCACGCGGGCAACGCGGGGCTGTGGTCCAGCTATGTGCGAGAGGCCCTGCTCCCGCGCCTGTTCGGGTTCGAACTGTTGATGGCGCCGTATGCCATGGCCCATCTGAAGCTGGGCATGCAACTCTCGGGGTTGGATCTGCCGCCGGAGGAACGGGCCACCTGGGCTTACGACTTCCGCTCGGAGGATCGTCTGCGCATCTACCTGACCAACACGCTGGAGGAGGCCCTCAAGCGGGCTGAGCTGACCTTCGGCCATTATATTTCGGAGGAAGCGAATCAGGCCGCGACGGTCAAGCGAGGCTACCCGGTCATGGTTGTCCTGGGCAATCCTCCCTATTCGGGCCACTCGGCGAACCAGGGGGCCTGGATCAGAGACCTGCTACATGGCAAGGAGCATGGCAGCGAGCATCGGAGTGCGAATTATTTCGAGGTGGATGGGCAGCCATTGCGGGAACGCAATCCGAAGTGGCTCAACGATGATTATGTGAAGTTTATCCGCTTCGGCCAGTGGCGCATCGAGCAGACTGGCTATGGGATTCTGGCATTCATCACGAACCACGGCTATCTGGATAATCCCACCTTCCGTGGCATGCGCCAGAGCCTGTTGAAGAGCTTTGACGAGATCTACCTGCTGAATCTGCACGGCAACAGCAAGAAGCGGGAGCGTGCTCCTGACGGCTCGCGCGATGAGAATGTCTTCGATATTCAGCAAGGGGTGGCCATCGGCATCTTTGTGAAGCGGCAGCGACCAGCAATTGGGGAACAGAAGCCGCCGGCGCGCGTCTTCTACGCAGATCTGTGGGGGCCGCGCGAGCTGTACGAGCAGCAGGGAGAGGAGCGCCGGCTGGTGGGAGGGAAGTACGCCTGGCTGGCGGAGCACGATGTGAAGACGACACAGTGGGAGGAGCTGTACCCTTGTTCGCCTTTCTATTTCTTTATCCCCCAAAAGAGCACACTGAGAGCAGAGTATGAACAGTGGCCACGGCTGCCTGAAATCATGCCAGTCAATGTCCTGGGGTTTCAGACCCATCGCGATCACTTTGCCATTGATTTTGACCGGGAACGGCTGCTGCAGCGGCTCGAAGAGCTTCGCCAGGGAGCCCTTTCTGACGAGGACTATGCAGCAAAATATGGCCTGAACCAGCGGTCTGAGTGGAATGTCAGCCTGGCTCGACAACGTCTGCGTCGCGAGCAGGATTGGCAGCGGTGGTTGCTTCCTTGCTTGTATCGACCGTTTGATCAGAGGTATTGCTATCTGGGAGAGGCTGTTACTGATCGTCCACGTAAAGAACTCTTGCAGCATATCGCAGGAAGAGAAAACCTGTGTCTAAATGTCACACGCCAGACCCGTGCCCCAAGCTGGCAGCATGTATTCATTACCAATCTCCCGACGCCTGCCCTTTTCATAGAGATCAAGGATGGCTCTACAGTCTTCCCTCTTTATCTATACCAACTGCCAGAAGGAAAGCGGTCGCTCTTTCACTTGGAAGAGACTGCAGTTCAGCGGTGTGAGGGGCCTCACGCGAATATAGCTCCCACCTATATTCAGCAAATGGAAAAGGCGCTCACAATGCAATCACGATCGCAAGGGAAAGGAGACCTCAGCCAGAGCTTTGGCCCAGAAGATCTTCTCCACTACCTGTACGCGATCCTCCACGCACCCAGCTATCGTGAGCGCTACGCTGAATTCCTCAAGAGCGATTTCCCGCGTGTGCCCCTCACCAGCAACCGCGAGCTCTTTGCCGCCCTCTGCCAGCTCGGAGAACGGCTGGTCGCCCTGCACCTGCTGCGCACCAGTGACCCGGCGCGTCGCCCCAGCTATCCCGTGGCCGGCTCCAACCGGGTCGAGCGGGTGGAGTTCGTTGCTGACCTCTCCTCGGGGCAGGGGCGGGTCTTCATCAACGCCACCCAATATTTCGCTGGGGTCCCAGAGGAGGTCTGGACCTTCGAAGTTGGCGGCTATCAGGTCTGCGCGAAGTGGCTCAAAGACCGCAAAGGGCGGGTGCTCACTTTCCAGGACATCGTGCAGTATCAGCAGATCGTGGCAGCGCTGGCGGAAACCATCCCGTTGATGGAGCAGATTGACGACGTCATCGACGAACACGGGGGCTGGCCACTCCACTAG
- a CDS encoding alpha/beta fold hydrolase → MGTVLLVPGFLQPAYCWRKQILPLTEAGWNVLTWDPSWSLQGGWTESLGCWTAELATVLAASPFSAHLPVVLVGWSLGGVLVGELLRQSPRRPTIAGLVFVGTPLFLERLAEVFTGTGTDAPAPFDLSEPLTAQWLVRFTTGLTMNPPAFGEFERHLGGSCLALTRLLESVDEQRLSLASLLPPLPAAQARESIPWHHFRLPTLIIHGESDRLVPQMLAHQIARQLEDAGATVTLSLYPTGHAPFIEEPERFNRDLTVFLRQHCCHSSSTPIRLPV, encoded by the coding sequence GTGGGAACCGTGCTCCTTGTGCCGGGCTTCCTCCAGCCCGCTTACTGCTGGCGCAAGCAGATCCTCCCACTGACCGAGGCCGGATGGAACGTGCTGACGTGGGACCCTTCCTGGTCGCTCCAGGGCGGCTGGACGGAGAGCCTGGGTTGCTGGACAGCGGAGCTCGCTACCGTCCTGGCGGCTTCGCCCTTCTCGGCCCATCTCCCGGTGGTCCTCGTCGGCTGGTCGCTGGGAGGGGTGCTGGTCGGTGAGCTGCTCCGCCAATCGCCTCGCAGGCCAACAATTGCTGGCCTGGTGTTCGTGGGCACACCTCTCTTCCTTGAACGCCTCGCTGAGGTATTCACAGGAACAGGAACAGATGCTCCCGCGCCCTTCGACCTGTCTGAGCCGTTGACTGCCCAGTGGCTGGTACGCTTTACCACCGGGCTGACGATGAACCCACCGGCATTCGGAGAGTTTGAGCGACATCTGGGCGGAAGCTGCCTGGCACTGACCAGGCTCCTCGAATCAGTGGACGAGCAGCGCCTTTCTCTGGCCAGCCTCCTTCCTCCCTTGCCAGCCGCCCAGGCAAGAGAGAGTATTCCCTGGCACCACTTTCGGCTGCCAACGCTCATCATCCACGGCGAGTCTGACAGACTGGTCCCTCAGATGCTGGCTCATCAGATCGCCCGGCAGCTCGAGGACGCGGGAGCCACAGTCACCCTCTCGCTCTATCCCACTGGGCATGCCCCGTTCATCGAGGAACCGGAGCGCTTTAATAGGGATCTCACCGTGTTTCTTCGGCAGCACTGTTGTCACTCATCGTCCACACCAATCCGGCTTCCGGTCTAA